DNA from Rhodobacteraceae bacterium M382:
CAGATGGCCGGAATTTCACTGACCTTTGGTGGTGATCCGGTGTTTGATAATCTTGATCTGGTGGTCCAGCCAGGCGACCGTGTCGCCCTGGTCGGCCGGAATGGGTCGGGCAAATCCACCCTGATGAAAGTCATGGCAGGATTGGTGGAGCCAGATCGCGGCGACATTGTTGTCCCGCCGGGCAAAAGCGTCGGTTACATGGAGCAGGACCCCGGAATGAAAGGGTTTGCCACGTTGGGTGACTATGCCGCCAGCGGATTGGAGCCCGGTGAATTGTACAAGGTGGAGCGGGCTGGAGAAGGGTTGAAGTTCGACCCGGCGCGTCCGATTGAAACGGCTTCGGGTGGGGAACGACGTCGCGCAGCATTGGCCAAATTGATGGCCGAAGCCCCGGATCTGATGTTGTTGGACGAACCGACCAACCACCTGGACATCGAAGCGATCGGCTGGCTCGAAGCCGAACTGAAGGCCACGCGCGCCGCCTATGTGCTGATTTCTCATGACCGCGCATTTTTGCGTGAATTGACCCGTGCAACCCTTTGGATTGACAGGGGAATGGTTCGGCGGCAGGAAAAGGGTTTTGATGCTTTCGAAGCCTGGCGTGACAAGGTCTGGGATGATGAGGACATGGCGCGTCACAAGTTGAACCGGCTGATCAAATCCGAAAGCCGCTGGGCCGTCGAAGGTATCAGCGCCCGGCGCAAGCGCAATATGGGCCGGGTGCGCGCCCTGCATGAGCTCAAGGACCAGCGCGCCGGTCAGATCAAACGTCAGGGCACTGCCGATATGGCGTTTGACGGGGCACCAAAATCAGGGCGCCAAGTGGTCGAGGCTGTTGACCTGTCCAAATCCTTCGATGGAAAACCTATTGTGCGCAACTTTTCGCTCAAGGTGCAGCGTGGCGACCGGATTGCTTTTGTCGGACCCAACGGGGTGGGCAAAACGACGGTGCTGAAGATGTTGTTGGGGTTGGAACAACCGGATGACGGACAGATCCGGATGGGCACCAATCTGGAACTTGCCATGTTTGATCAGACCCGTGACCAGCTGGATCCGGACATGAGCCTGTGGGACAATCTGACCAGCGACCCCGGCATGCGGGTTTCCGGCAAGGCGGATCAAGTGATGGTACGCGGTGAGCCGCGCCATGTGGTCGGGTATCTCAAGGATTTTCTGTTTGACGAACGCCAGGCGCGTGCACCGGTACGGTCGCTGTCGGGGGGCGAAAAGGCGCGGCTGTTGTTGGCGCGATTGATGGCACGACAAAGCAATCTTCTGGTATTGGACGAACCGACAAACGATCTGGACGTGGAAACGTTGGATCTGTTGCAGGAAATTCTGGACGACTATGATGGGACCGTTCTGTTGGTCAGCCACGACCGGGATTTTCTGGACCGGATCGCGACAACGACGATTGCCATGGAAGGCAACGGGCAGGCCGTGGCCTATGCTGGTGGCTGGAGCGACTATCAGGCCCAACGTGCGCCCGAACAGACCAAGGTCCAGGCCAAGCCCAAGGTAGACAAACCCAAAACCAAGCCGGAGCCCAAGGCCAAGTCGGGCCTGTCCTTTACCGAAAAGCATCGGCTGGAGGCTTTGCCGGGCGAAATTGAACGGTTGGAGCAGGAAATCGCCAAATTGGAACAGTTGATGGCGGACCCTGAATTGTTTTCACGCGACCCGGTCAAATTCCAGAAGGCCAGCGAAGCCCTGGTGGAACGGCAGAACAAGCTGTCAGAAGCCGAAGAAGAATGGCTGAAACTGGAAGAAAAGTCCGAAGCAGGATGATCTGATATGTGCGCGCAGGTCATTTTTCTGCATGGCCCTTCCAGCAGTGGAAAATCCACACTGGCCCGCGCGCTGCAGGCCTAGGTTGACCGCCCGTTCCGGCATGTGTCGATTGATCACCTGCGAGACAGCGGCATGATTCCGATACACCGGTTCCGCGCAGGTGATTTTGACTGGATGCAGAGCAGAGAACGGGTTTTCGAAGGGTTTCATACGTCGCTGTCTGCCTATGCGGACGCTGGAAACAATCTGATCGTCGAACATATTCTGGATCAATCAGAATGGGTCGGGCGGCTGGTCGCGCTACTTGCCGATCATGATGTGTTCTTTGTCGGGATGCATTGTGATCTGGAAACGCTCAACAGGCGGGAACAGCAGCGGGCGGATCGACCTGTTGGCAGCGCACAGCGGGATTTCGACACCGTTCATGACGGGCGTGTGTATGACCTGGAGTTGAACGGAGCCGATCCGGTCGACACCAATGTCTCCAAATTATTGCACGTCTGGCGCAGCGGGCGGCGGAAATCCGAATTCCGTGCCGCCCAACTGATGTGATCAACGCATGCGCAGGGCACCGTCGATGCGGATGACTTCGCCGTTCAGATATCCCATTTCGACAATGAAACCGGCCAGACGGCCGTATTCGCGCGGATCGCCCAAGCGGGCAGGGTTGGGCACATCGGCGGCCAGTTGCTGTTGCACGTCTTCGGGCAGGCCAGCCAGCATCGGGGTCATAAAGATCCCCGGCGCAATGGTCATCACCCGAATTCCGGTGGATGACAGATCGCGTGCCATCGGCAGGGTCATGCCGACCACGCCGCCCTTGGAGGCGGCATAGGCAACCTGGCCCTTTTGCCCGTCAAAGGCCGCAATTGATGCGGTGTTGATGATCACGCCGCGCCCACCGTCAGCTTCCGGTTCGTTCCGGGCAATTTCGACGGCGGCCAGACGGGACACATTGAAAGTGCCGACCAGGTTGATATCGATGGTGCGTTTATAGGCGTCCAGGGGATGCGGCCCATCCTTGCCGACGGTTTTGATGCCATAGGCGATGCCGGCGCAATTTACCGCCGCGGTGATCTTGCCCATCTTCTCAACAGCGGTTGCGATGGCTGCGGCAACGCTGTCTTCATCCGTCACATCGGTCTGGGCAAAATGCCCTCCGATTTCGGCGGCCACGGCTTGTCCGCGTTCAGAGTCCCGGTCGAGAATCGTCACCTGAGCGCCGTTCTCGGCAAAGTAGCGCGCGGTGGCCTCTCCCAGACCAGAGGCACCTCCGGTGATGACGGCGGCAGTAGTAGACAGCTGCATGGTGGCTTCCTTTGGTTTATGAACGTGTGTTCAAATAACCTGTGGGTGACCCTGCTGTCCAGTTTTTCGAGGCGAATGCCGGAACGTCATCAACCGGCGATCCAAGGCGGCCAAAGGACCAAGCGTACGCCCCAAGGGCGGCCACCAGATCCAAGTGCCTCCCAAAGTTTGCAAATCCGCACCGGTCCCCAATTTGAACCGGGCCAGACCGGGTGCGTCTTCTGTATTGACCAATCCAAGATCGAGCTGCACGCATCCCTGTTCGTGCAGCCATTCAATGGCATTCCAAATCAACAGGTTATGTGCCGAAGTTTGGCGACCTCTGGGGCTGCTGACCCCGATGTGGTAGGTGGCACCGCCCCCGTGGCGCAAGACAAGGATTGCGGCGACCGGGTCATTGCCGTCATAGGCTGTAAACAGCTTGGCCTGGCCCGGGTTTTCGCGGGCATAGGCCAATGTCAACGCGATGGGCCAGTTTTGATACCTGCGTTGGCGTTGCTGAATCTGATCGCTGGTCAATACCCAGTGAGTCGGATCCTGAGCCAGATTCTGCTGCGTGACCCGCAACGCCTGCGATTCGCTGTGGACAAGACGGTTGCGCCATTTTTGGTGCAGTTGCGCACGCAATTGGGTGAGGTCACGATCCAGTTTTAGGATCGCCGCACGTGCCGGACCGACCAATGGCACTGCACCCAATGGGCCAAGATTGGGTTCCGGGTGATCAGGCGACAGCAGGATCGGAGTTCGGGTCAACCCTTCTTCCTGAAGGATTTCCAAGAGGCGCTGTGGCTTGCGCAGCTGGACACGCGGTAGCATCGCGACGTCGATTCCGGGCCAGAATCGGCGCCTTAATACCAAAATACGATCCAATTGTGAGAGAATCAGCGGTGTTCGACCGAGATAGCGCAACGCTCCGGCAAATTCGCTGGATTGTTGCAGGGGGCGGACAGTATCGGTCCGGCGGGGCCTGACGGGCGGGGACATCTGGGCAGCGGCAATATCAAACATGTGCTTGATTAACCGGCGTGAAACCTAATTCACGGTTAATGGCGTCATGAAAAAATCTGTTCTGATCCTGGGCCACAGCGCCCGCGCCCCGCGAATGACAAAGGCGGCGGCCGTCCTAATGGCCACCGCCTTGTCGATTCCGGTCTTTTTGATCCTCAACCTGTTGGATTGGTTGTTGCTTTAGCCGGCCAGCTGGACCAAAGCGTGGCGTTTTTTTCCGGCACTCAATTTGATGGGAGAGGACAGGGCACCTGTATCAACCATCAACCCGGCGTCAGTTAGCGGCTGGTCATCCATCCGTGCGCCGTTTTCCGCAATCAGACGTTTGGCGTCCTTGCCTGATTTGGCCAGTCCGGATTTGACCAGAAGCTGGACAATGGAAATGCCATCCCCAATGTCCGCCGCCCCCAGGGTCAGAGTCGGAAGATCAGCACCGACACCGCCCTTTTCAAAGACCTCTCGTGCGGTGGATTCGGCGGCAGCGGCAGCATGTGCCCCATGCAGCAATGTGGTGACTTCATTGGCCAGAATCACCTTGGCAGCATTGACTTCGGACCCTTCCAGCGCGCCCAGGCGGTCACATTCGTCCACCGGAAGTTCGGTATAGAGCTTTAGGAATCGCCCCACATCCGCGTCGGTGGTGTTGCGCCAGAACTGCCAGAATTCATAAGGCGACCGCATTTCCGGGTTCAACCAGACGGCACCATCCTGGGATTTTCCCATCTTCTTGCCATCACTGGTGGTCAGCAGCGGCGAGGTCAGGCCATAGACTTCGTGGTCGATCACCCGGCGGGTCAAGTCGATGCCGTTGACAATATTGCCCCATTGGTCCGAACCGCCCATCTGCAGCACGCAGCCATAGCGCCGATTCAGCTCCATAAAGTCATAGGCCTGGAGAATCATGTAGTTGAATTCGAGAAAGGACAGAGATTGCTCCCGGTCCAGCCGTGATTTTACCGATTCAAAGGCCAACATCCGGTTGACGCTGAAATGGCGACCGATATCACGCAGGAATTCCAGATAGTTCAACCCATCCAGCCATTCGGCATTGTTCAGCATCAGCGCCCGGTTTGGCGCGTCGCTGTCATAGTCGATATAGGCCGAAAA
Protein-coding regions in this window:
- a CDS encoding GNAT family N-acetyltransferase, which translates into the protein MFDIAAAQMSPPVRPRRTDTVRPLQQSSEFAGALRYLGRTPLILSQLDRILVLRRRFWPGIDVAMLPRVQLRKPQRLLEILQEEGLTRTPILLSPDHPEPNLGPLGAVPLVGPARAAILKLDRDLTQLRAQLHQKWRNRLVHSESQALRVTQQNLAQDPTHWVLTSDQIQQRQRRYQNWPIALTLAYARENPGQAKLFTAYDGNDPVAAILVLRHGGGATYHIGVSSPRGRQTSAHNLLIWNAIEWLHEQGCVQLDLGLVNTEDAPGLARFKLGTGADLQTLGGTWIWWPPLGRTLGPLAALDRRLMTFRHSPRKTGQQGHPQVI
- the tyrS gene encoding tyrosine--tRNA ligase, producing the protein MTYHPKSDFIAVMMERGYLADCTDYQGLDEALMTPGQPAYIGFDATAKSLHVGSLIQIMMLRWLQKTGHQPITLMGGGTTKVGDPSFRADERPLLTEAQIDDNIAGIKKVFSAYIDYDSDAPNRALMLNNAEWLDGLNYLEFLRDIGRHFSVNRMLAFESVKSRLDREQSLSFLEFNYMILQAYDFMELNRRYGCVLQMGGSDQWGNIVNGIDLTRRVIDHEVYGLTSPLLTTSDGKKMGKSQDGAVWLNPEMRSPYEFWQFWRNTTDADVGRFLKLYTELPVDECDRLGALEGSEVNAAKVILANEVTTLLHGAHAAAAAESTAREVFEKGGVGADLPTLTLGAADIGDGISIVQLLVKSGLAKSGKDAKRLIAENGARMDDQPLTDAGLMVDTGALSSPIKLSAGKKRHALVQLAG
- a CDS encoding ATP-binding cassette domain-containing protein, with protein sequence MAGISLTFGGDPVFDNLDLVVQPGDRVALVGRNGSGKSTLMKVMAGLVEPDRGDIVVPPGKSVGYMEQDPGMKGFATLGDYAASGLEPGELYKVERAGEGLKFDPARPIETASGGERRRAALAKLMAEAPDLMLLDEPTNHLDIEAIGWLEAELKATRAAYVLISHDRAFLRELTRATLWIDRGMVRRQEKGFDAFEAWRDKVWDDEDMARHKLNRLIKSESRWAVEGISARRKRNMGRVRALHELKDQRAGQIKRQGTADMAFDGAPKSGRQVVEAVDLSKSFDGKPIVRNFSLKVQRGDRIAFVGPNGVGKTTVLKMLLGLEQPDDGQIRMGTNLELAMFDQTRDQLDPDMSLWDNLTSDPGMRVSGKADQVMVRGEPRHVVGYLKDFLFDERQARAPVRSLSGGEKARLLLARLMARQSNLLVLDEPTNDLDVETLDLLQEILDDYDGTVLLVSHDRDFLDRIATTTIAMEGNGQAVAYAGGWSDYQAQRAPEQTKVQAKPKVDKPKTKPEPKAKSGLSFTEKHRLEALPGEIERLEQEIAKLEQLMADPELFSRDPVKFQKASEALVERQNKLSEAEEEWLKLEEKSEAG
- a CDS encoding 3-hydroxyacyl-CoA dehydrogenase, coding for MQLSTTAAVITGGASGLGEATARYFAENGAQVTILDRDSERGQAVAAEIGGHFAQTDVTDEDSVAAAIATAVEKMGKITAAVNCAGIAYGIKTVGKDGPHPLDAYKRTIDINLVGTFNVSRLAAVEIARNEPEADGGRGVIINTASIAAFDGQKGQVAYAASKGGVVGMTLPMARDLSSTGIRVMTIAPGIFMTPMLAGLPEDVQQQLAADVPNPARLGDPREYGRLAGFIVEMGYLNGEVIRIDGALRMR